One Achromobacter xylosoxidans A8 genomic region harbors:
- a CDS encoding prepilin peptidase — MTTPITLAAMAVVGIGAGEAVLRLRQRMERILDAECYPGATLQMLFAGGFRPVAGGLAVRATLLAIWIACAIAPLAPANTVALAFFLTMLAAGAFVDANSQVLPDEITGSLVWGGLIAQWAGIVPWGGSIETAVIGVVAGYGAIWLVTAGYCVCRRMAAIGHGDLKMIAGLSAWLGVGELPAVILGSCVLQVFAQLVMRRGGTMAFGPALAITGAILAILKLAGIELPFLRLL, encoded by the coding sequence ATGACGACGCCGATTACATTGGCCGCAATGGCCGTCGTGGGAATTGGGGCAGGGGAGGCAGTTTTGCGCCTGCGCCAACGCATGGAGCGGATTCTCGACGCGGAATGCTATCCGGGGGCGACGCTGCAAATGCTCTTCGCCGGCGGCTTTCGCCCGGTGGCTGGTGGGCTGGCGGTGCGCGCGACCCTGCTGGCCATCTGGATTGCGTGTGCCATTGCCCCGCTGGCGCCGGCGAACACCGTGGCCCTTGCCTTCTTTCTGACCATGCTGGCGGCTGGTGCGTTCGTAGACGCCAATTCCCAGGTCCTCCCAGACGAGATCACTGGATCACTCGTGTGGGGAGGACTGATTGCACAATGGGCGGGCATTGTGCCCTGGGGAGGTTCCATCGAAACCGCCGTGATCGGCGTAGTCGCGGGCTATGGGGCGATTTGGCTGGTTACCGCGGGCTACTGCGTCTGCCGGCGCATGGCGGCCATCGGCCACGGAGATCTCAAGATGATCGCCGGCCTGTCGGCGTGGCTCGGTGTGGGCGAATTGCCCGCCGTCATATTGGGCTCGTGCGTGTTGCAGGTGTTCGCGCAGCTGGTCATGCGCCGAGGTGGAACTATGGCGTTTGGGCCGGCGCTGGCCATTACCGGTGCCATCCTAGCCATCTTGAAGCTGGCCGGTATTGAATTGCCCTTCCTGCGGTTGCTATGA
- a CDS encoding recombination-associated protein RdgC yields MFKNLTLYRLLPEWTINAEQLQERLSQHGLPEAGLEMQQFGWVPPRKGGELCVTSGGDQILFALRAQKRLLPSTVVNQVAAVRIDEVTERQGYRPGKKQRKEITERVHDELLPKAFLVHRDTQVWIDLKNRWMAIDTATSSKADEVVGFLAKCVDPFPIQNLYVAQSPASAMTGWLAEDEAPPNFSIDQDTELRSSGESGAAIRYVKHSIDADDARRHIQSGKQCTRLAMTWADRISFVLTENFVLKSIRPLDVLRENQEQADNEEERFLSNFTLMSGEYNRMLTELVDAHGGARD; encoded by the coding sequence ATGTTCAAAAATCTGACTCTCTATCGACTGCTCCCAGAATGGACTATCAACGCCGAGCAGCTGCAGGAACGCCTCAGCCAACACGGCCTCCCGGAGGCTGGTCTGGAAATGCAGCAATTCGGATGGGTCCCGCCCCGCAAGGGTGGCGAACTTTGCGTGACCAGCGGTGGCGACCAGATCCTCTTCGCGCTTCGCGCACAAAAGCGGCTGCTCCCGTCCACGGTGGTGAATCAGGTCGCGGCCGTTCGCATCGACGAGGTCACGGAGCGCCAGGGCTATCGCCCCGGCAAAAAACAGCGCAAGGAAATCACCGAGCGCGTGCACGACGAGCTTTTGCCGAAGGCATTCCTTGTTCACCGCGACACGCAGGTGTGGATCGACCTCAAGAACCGCTGGATGGCCATCGACACCGCCACTTCCTCTAAAGCTGACGAAGTGGTCGGTTTCTTGGCCAAGTGCGTCGATCCATTCCCAATCCAGAACCTTTACGTCGCCCAATCACCTGCCTCGGCCATGACAGGTTGGCTAGCGGAAGACGAAGCGCCCCCCAACTTTTCCATCGACCAAGACACCGAGCTTCGGTCCTCGGGGGAGAGCGGCGCTGCCATCCGCTACGTCAAGCACTCGATTGACGCCGACGACGCCCGCCGCCACATTCAGTCCGGTAAGCAGTGCACGCGCCTGGCCATGACTTGGGCTGACCGCATTTCCTTCGTGCTGACAGAGAACTTCGTCCTGAAATCGATCAGGCCCCTGGACGTCCTTCGGGAAAACCAGGAACAGGCGGACAACGAAGAGGAGCGTTTCCTTTCGAACTTCACGCTCATGAGCGGAGAGTACAACCGCATGCTCACCGAACTGGTCGACGCTCACGGCGGCGCGCGCGACTGA
- a CDS encoding DNA cytosine methyltransferase, producing MKCVTNAGASNSLFSGGIPQLDTKATHFDSRRSRRARGNYQPSRSKRDERHWAKPNLSLDLGDELIIDNFAGGGGTSEGLEQAFGRPVDIAINHDPAAICLHAINHPWTKHYCESVWDIDPIKVTGNRPVGLVWLSPDCRHFSKAKGGTPVEKHIRGLAWIALRWVAKCKPRVVLLENVVEMTSWSKLIRKEDGKQYPDPKHKGKTFQSYIRQLRAHGYTVEWRELRASDHDTPTIRKRLFLVARRDGRPIVWPDATHGAPDSPAVKQGLLRPWRAAAECIDFSIAATSMFERERPLAENTLRRVAKGTWRHVLANPSPFIVPQDTGARVGDLVAPMIAPLRGTQEAHLQGDSARSPVSTISAGGTHHALSSAHLVRLELDPRSGRELNVPALRANPHTDISHQRRSVVAAHLTHLTHHGHRPGTRPDAPLPTVTGANRGEQVIVAACLEQANGGFYEGNGRSLDAPLSTLMGSGSQQRLVAAHLIKYYGEGGQWASAADPMHTLTTKDRVGLVETVQIRQDSLPANMLAKAKRCARYFHKYLPEQFPVKCGLIIVDGWVLVDITLRMLVPRELYLAQGFPADYVIDEIPDPKLLFVNGEQVPGDPRLIPRIPLTKTDQVRMCGNSVCPPVAKALIEANFTHERHIAERLAA from the coding sequence ATGAAGTGCGTGACCAATGCAGGGGCCTCCAACAGCCTCTTTTCCGGCGGCATTCCCCAGCTGGACACGAAGGCAACGCATTTTGACTCACGACGCTCCCGCCGCGCGCGCGGGAACTACCAGCCGAGCCGTTCGAAACGCGATGAGCGACATTGGGCTAAACCCAACCTCTCGCTCGACCTCGGTGACGAGCTAATCATCGACAACTTCGCCGGCGGTGGCGGCACAAGCGAGGGTCTCGAACAGGCGTTCGGGCGGCCGGTCGATATCGCAATCAATCATGACCCAGCGGCCATTTGCCTTCACGCGATCAATCATCCCTGGACGAAGCACTACTGCGAATCGGTTTGGGACATCGACCCCATCAAGGTGACGGGTAACCGCCCTGTAGGTTTGGTGTGGCTTAGCCCTGATTGCAGGCACTTCAGCAAAGCGAAGGGAGGTACCCCCGTCGAGAAGCATATCCGTGGTCTCGCGTGGATCGCGTTGCGATGGGTGGCCAAGTGCAAGCCCCGAGTCGTTCTGCTCGAGAACGTGGTCGAAATGACGAGCTGGTCGAAGTTGATTCGGAAAGAGGATGGCAAGCAGTATCCCGACCCGAAGCACAAAGGAAAAACGTTCCAAAGCTACATCCGCCAACTGCGCGCTCATGGGTATACCGTGGAGTGGCGGGAACTGCGCGCTAGTGACCATGACACTCCAACGATTCGAAAGCGCCTCTTTCTGGTCGCGCGCAGAGATGGACGTCCTATTGTCTGGCCGGATGCTACTCATGGTGCACCGGACTCTCCCGCCGTCAAGCAAGGACTGTTACGCCCCTGGCGCGCAGCTGCAGAGTGTATCGACTTCAGTATCGCTGCCACTTCAATGTTCGAGCGCGAACGCCCTCTTGCGGAGAACACACTACGCCGCGTCGCGAAAGGAACTTGGCGTCACGTGCTGGCCAACCCAAGTCCATTCATTGTTCCGCAGGACACCGGCGCGCGTGTTGGCGACCTTGTTGCGCCCATGATCGCCCCCTTGCGTGGCACCCAGGAAGCTCACCTGCAGGGCGATAGCGCGCGCAGCCCAGTTTCTACGATCTCTGCGGGCGGAACGCATCACGCTCTATCCAGCGCTCATCTGGTTCGGCTTGAGCTTGACCCACGATCCGGCCGGGAACTGAATGTGCCCGCCTTGCGTGCTAACCCGCACACCGACATTTCTCATCAAAGGCGCTCAGTGGTTGCGGCCCATTTGACCCATTTGACCCACCATGGCCATCGCCCCGGGACACGACCTGACGCCCCCCTCCCCACAGTCACGGGGGCCAACCGTGGCGAGCAGGTGATCGTGGCGGCCTGCCTGGAACAGGCAAATGGCGGATTCTACGAAGGGAACGGACGCTCCTTGGACGCCCCTCTGTCTACGCTTATGGGCTCTGGCTCGCAACAGCGCTTGGTGGCTGCCCACCTGATCAAGTACTACGGCGAGGGCGGTCAGTGGGCTTCGGCCGCCGACCCCATGCATACGCTGACGACGAAAGATCGCGTCGGCCTCGTCGAAACGGTACAGATCCGTCAAGACTCCTTGCCCGCGAATATGCTGGCTAAAGCGAAACGCTGCGCTCGATATTTTCATAAGTACCTTCCGGAGCAATTCCCCGTAAAGTGTGGCCTCATCATCGTGGATGGGTGGGTCCTGGTCGATATCACGCTACGCATGCTGGTCCCGCGCGAGCTCTATCTGGCCCAAGGATTCCCGGCAGACTATGTCATCGACGAAATCCCCGATCCGAAGTTGCTCTTTGTAAATGGAGAGCAAGTACCTGGTGACCCCCGTCTGATCCCGCGAATTCCGCTGACAAAGACCGACCAGGTACGAATGTGTGGAAATAGCGTGTGCCCCCCGGTTGCCAAGGCTCTCATCGAGGCCAATTTCACTCACGAACGACACATCGCGGAACGCCTGGCCGCGTGA
- a CDS encoding site-specific DNA-methyltransferase translates to MTISTRKAHLPGKCHSSEQLDLFQHVLASYEAAGDQPLLNADLYQAVARRAGVAATDANRTVEISGGQHSPFKRSVRWVQQTMKHLGLLERRPGQRGVWNLAQRNKDGLTSAPAGKRLVAFSTNLGIAIWGDSTRNFPQLGEPISLVVTSPPYLLRRPRAYGNPLTEQAYVDFICSALEPIVAQMAPGGSICLNLTNDSFVPGSPARSVAKERLVLALVDRLGLELMDTLIWHNPSKPPGPIQYASKRRVQLNTSYEPVYWFTTDSSRVYSDNRRVLQPHSDRHKQWLRQVQEAGACPRTGVYGDGAYRLRPSSYMNETEGRIPKNVLPIGHACADTRQYRRDAAGLGLPIHGAMMPLALARFLIEFLSLPGQLVLDLFGGTAKTAMAAEVLDRRWMIFELFAEYLRGGAQRFQRMPGFQIGKEFSLGFPGDRFKLQSWSAQ, encoded by the coding sequence ATGACCATCAGCACTCGCAAGGCCCATCTGCCCGGCAAGTGCCATAGCTCCGAGCAGCTCGACCTCTTCCAGCACGTGCTTGCCTCCTACGAGGCTGCAGGCGACCAGCCGCTCCTGAATGCCGACCTGTACCAGGCCGTGGCTCGTCGGGCCGGCGTGGCGGCCACGGACGCAAACCGTACGGTTGAAATCTCCGGCGGCCAGCACAGCCCCTTCAAGCGCTCGGTAAGGTGGGTGCAGCAGACAATGAAGCACCTTGGCCTCCTGGAACGTAGGCCCGGCCAGCGCGGCGTGTGGAATCTGGCTCAACGGAACAAGGACGGGTTGACCAGCGCGCCGGCCGGCAAACGACTGGTGGCGTTCTCCACGAACCTCGGCATCGCGATCTGGGGAGACAGCACGCGCAATTTCCCTCAGCTCGGTGAACCGATCTCCCTCGTTGTGACCAGCCCCCCCTACCTGCTCAGGCGGCCACGCGCTTATGGCAATCCGCTCACAGAGCAAGCTTATGTCGATTTCATCTGCTCCGCCCTGGAGCCAATCGTCGCGCAGATGGCTCCCGGCGGGTCGATCTGTCTGAACCTGACCAATGACAGCTTCGTGCCCGGTTCACCCGCCAGGTCCGTCGCGAAGGAAAGGCTTGTTCTGGCCCTAGTGGACCGTCTCGGCCTGGAATTGATGGACACGCTTATCTGGCACAACCCGTCTAAGCCGCCGGGCCCGATCCAATACGCGAGCAAGCGGCGCGTCCAACTCAATACCAGCTACGAGCCGGTCTATTGGTTCACCACCGATTCCTCGCGCGTCTACAGCGACAATCGCCGAGTGCTGCAGCCGCACTCGGATCGGCACAAGCAATGGCTGCGCCAGGTGCAGGAGGCTGGGGCGTGTCCGCGCACTGGCGTGTACGGTGATGGCGCCTATCGCCTCAGGCCCAGCTCATACATGAACGAGACGGAGGGCCGCATCCCAAAGAATGTTTTGCCGATCGGACACGCCTGCGCCGATACGCGTCAGTATCGGCGCGACGCCGCCGGGCTGGGCCTACCAATCCATGGCGCGATGATGCCGCTAGCCCTGGCGCGCTTCCTGATCGAATTCTTGTCTCTCCCTGGCCAACTGGTTCTGGACCTCTTCGGCGGTACGGCAAAGACGGCAATGGCGGCCGAGGTGCTCGACCGGCGCTGGATGATCTTCGAACTCTTCGCAGAATACCTCCGCGGGGGCGCGCAACGGTTCCAGCGGATGCCGGGGTTCCAGATCGGCAAGGAATTCTCCCTCGGCTTTCCTGGTGACCGCTTCAAGCTGCAGAGCTGGAGTGCCCAATGA
- a CDS encoding endonuclease domain-containing protein: MKLSARELAALGKDHPLVRQLRAKGVLPSSGNSTATAKSGPVRGSPSKGEEEFVLQLRALRLPAPEREFRFHPNRAFRFDFAWPKLPCGRRLAVEIEGGIHSGGRHVRPQGYKRDLEKYNSAVALGWTLLRFSSSMVFNGEAVQVVQSWFLAGSASE; this comes from the coding sequence ATGAAGTTGTCGGCTCGCGAACTGGCTGCCCTTGGCAAAGACCATCCCCTGGTCCGGCAGCTGCGGGCGAAGGGCGTCCTGCCCAGCTCGGGGAACTCCACCGCCACAGCCAAATCCGGCCCCGTCCGCGGTTCGCCCAGTAAGGGGGAGGAGGAGTTTGTCCTGCAGCTGCGCGCGCTGCGTCTGCCTGCTCCTGAACGCGAATTCCGGTTCCATCCAAACCGGGCCTTCCGTTTCGATTTCGCATGGCCAAAGTTGCCCTGCGGTAGACGCCTTGCCGTCGAGATTGAAGGGGGAATTCATAGCGGAGGGCGTCACGTGCGCCCCCAAGGATACAAGCGGGACTTGGAGAAGTACAACAGCGCGGTCGCGCTGGGGTGGACGCTCCTTCGGTTCTCCTCCTCAATGGTATTCAATGGGGAGGCGGTGCAGGTCGTTCAGAGCTGGTTCCTAGCCGGCAGCGCTTCAGAATAG